One Peterkaempfera bronchialis DNA window includes the following coding sequences:
- the casB gene encoding type I-E CRISPR-associated protein Cse2/CasB encodes MTTTTKHPPHGGTPPGPRHASLEPYDVFVTGVRAACGDPGTQQALRRGLAKPVDEVPARTHAALLRGGLVPDDVRGSRRRAYYAVAALIAARPRAQRLADADAATGTDTDADADADTVDGSGSTRAGAPGGTSLGESLALAVVRQGPDGVKEEGVESRLHLMVRQDVDGIHRMLPGVLRQLGSAGIAADYGCLLRDLTAWDRYRDSVATRWLEHYYRTLRRERAAAARRGSPTADTDKGSDPGPSAE; translated from the coding sequence ATGACTACGACAACCAAGCATCCCCCACACGGTGGCACCCCTCCCGGGCCCCGCCACGCTTCCCTGGAGCCGTACGACGTCTTTGTGACCGGCGTCCGCGCCGCCTGCGGCGACCCGGGCACCCAGCAGGCCCTGCGTCGCGGACTGGCCAAGCCGGTGGACGAGGTACCCGCCCGTACACACGCGGCGCTGCTGCGCGGCGGACTGGTCCCTGACGATGTGAGGGGTTCCCGGAGGCGGGCCTACTACGCCGTGGCGGCCCTGATCGCGGCGCGCCCCCGGGCCCAGCGCCTGGCCGACGCCGACGCAGCCACTGGCACCGATACCGACGCCGACGCCGACGCCGACACGGTAGACGGCTCCGGTTCCACCAGGGCCGGAGCACCCGGAGGCACGAGTCTCGGGGAGAGCCTGGCTCTGGCCGTGGTCCGCCAAGGGCCGGACGGCGTCAAGGAGGAGGGGGTGGAATCCCGGCTCCACCTGATGGTCCGCCAGGACGTGGACGGTATCCATCGCATGCTGCCCGGCGTACTGCGCCAGTTGGGTTCGGCCGGGATCGCCGCAGACTACGGCTGCCTGCTGCGCGACCTGACCGCATGGGACCGCTACCGCGATTCGGTGGCGACCCGGTGGTTGGAGCACTACTACCGCACCCTCCGCCGCGAGCGGGCAGCCGCAGCCCGACGCGGCTCCCCCACCGCAGACACCGACAAGGGCTCCGACCCCGGCCCGTCCGCCGAGTGA